One Tetrapisispora phaffii CBS 4417 chromosome 3, complete genome DNA segment encodes these proteins:
- the TPHA0C01440 gene encoding 60S ribosomal protein uL2 (similar to Saccharomyces cerevisiae RPL2A (YFR031C-A) and RPL2B (YIL018W); ancestral locus Anc_7.187), whose protein sequence is MGRVIRNQRKGAGSIFTSHTRLRQGAAKLRSLDYAERHGYIRGVVKQIIHDAGRGAPLAKVVFRDPYKYKLREEIFIANEGVHTGQFIYAGKKASLNVGNVLPLGSVPEGTIISNVEERPGDRGAIARASGNYVIVIGHNTDDNKTRVRLPSGAKKVISSDARGVIGVIAGGGRVDKPLLKAGRAFHKYKVKRNSWPKTRGVAMNPVDHPHGGGNHQHIGKASTISRGAVAGQKAGLIAARRTGLLRGSQKTQD, encoded by the exons ATGG GAAGAGTTATTCGTAACCAAAGAAAGGGTGCTGGTTCCATCTTCACCTCTCACACTAGATTGAGACAGGGTGCTGCTAAGTTGAGATCTCTAGATTATGCCGAACGTCACGGTTACATCCGTGGTGTTGTTAAGCAGATCATCCACGATGCTGGTAGAGGTGCTCCATTAGCTAAGGTCGTCTTCCGTGACCCATATAAGTACAAGTTAAGAGAAGAAATCTTCATTGCTAACGAAGGTGTCCACACTGGCCAATTCATCTACGCTGGTAAGAAAGCTTCCTTAAATGTTGGTAACGTTTTACCATTAGGTTCCGTCCCAGAAGGTACTATCATTTCCAACGTTGAAGAAAGACCAGGTGACAGAGGTGCTATTGCTAGAGCTTCTGGTAACTACGTTATCGTCATTGGTCACAACACTGATGACAACAAGACTAGAGTTAGATTACCATCTGGTGCTAAGAAGGTCATCTCTTCGGACGCTAGAGGTGTCATCGGTGTCATTGCCGGTGGTGGTAGAGTTGACAAACCATTATTAAAGGCTGGTCGTGCTTTCCACAAGTACAAGGTCAAGAGAAACTCATGGCCAAAGACTAGAGGTGTTGCCATGAATCCAGTTGATCACCCTCACGGTGGTGGTAACCATCAACATATTGGTAAGGCTTCTACTATTTCTAGAGGTGCTGTTGCTGGTCAAAAGGCTGGTTTGATTGCTGCTAGAAGAACTGGTTTATTAAGAGGTTCTCAAAAAACTCAAGATTAG
- the ULP2 gene encoding SUMO protease ULP2 (similar to Saccharomyces cerevisiae ULP2 (YIL031W); ancestral locus Anc_7.197) — MSRRLTKINSIAPIDNLTTTNKTLHRVKKNNYQQPAHTSSKRYQDFRNDAKKKIRSSRDFIPDVVNIKNKNSLSRDELIDKKSQNGIKQRVEVSGSIELIEGKTNKILSDPFSKSCVMSFIYDDNGLRCDFKFKQLPIAGLQFNIKDDCDEIATEDTNVYMGFRFTHLKEVKIGKNESINMKGLIFITTAIYRQKLIKIRRLAASCPAQYRPKICMYSNKTELKFKLISNNRTDHMKNKPSFLEKGFNSLVKNTNTKKRTIDSMVTSAVKIKILKKAPEEEVKNIAIENAEPNNQVQSLLGNSKRVSRSSLQSTVVNEKETISDEVQINFQPSLNYHFKDGVSYTINNQDFKSLYNNDWVNDTIIDFFIKYYLETNLIDSKLKDDIYVMSSFFYTKLVSNGIDDVYTKVKKWVEHSKLFSKSYVIIPINSNYHWFVCIITGMVEYLKYWENKSTIENEDKKSNPPIIQIGLLDSLKQVHNKDIEYIKQFIMAYAKDKYSLNIDKNNIKKKTCLVPRQPNMNDCGVHLIDNIKKFSEKPDETIELWSRLKADNSYNLKQVNDFFDKSERKYSRQTLRKILIELQKEQIKSTPKNTPRRTEDEDDEDIEIIENFEEPDKQSLNKVKL; from the coding sequence atgTCAAGACGATTAACGAAAATTAATTCGATTGCACCGATCGATAATCTGACAACGACAAATAAAACTTTACATAGAGTCAAGAAAAATAACTATCAACAGCCAGCGCATACTTCATCAAAACGATATCAAGATTTTAGAAATGATgctaaaaaaaaaataagaagTTCAAGGGATTTTATTCCTGATGTAGTTAATATTAAGAACAAAAATTCGTTATCAAGAGATGAACTGATAGATAAGAAGTCTCAAAATGGCATTAAGCAGAGAGTAGAAGTATCAGGTAGTATAGAGTTGATTGAAGGGAAaactaataaaattttatcagaccctttttcaaaatcatgTGTAATGTCATTCATTTATGATGACAATGGTCTTCGATGtgatttcaaatttaaacaattacCCATTGCTGGTCTTCAATTTAACATCAAAGATGATTGTGACGAAATTGCTACAGAAGATACAAACGTTTATATGGGTTTCAGGTTTACACACCTTAAAGAAGTTAAAATTGGGAAGAACGAGTCCATTAATATGAAAGGTTTGATTTTTATTACAACAGCAATATATAGACagaaattaattaaaattagacGATTGGCAGCATCGTGTCCAGCACAATATAGACCCAAAATATGTATGTACAGCAACAAAAcagaattaaaatttaaattgatATCAAATAACAGAACTGATCATATGAAGAATAAACCAAGTTTCCTTGAAAAGGGATTCAACTCTCTGGTAAAAAATACTAATACAAAGAAAAGAACAATTGACAGTATGGTCACCTCTGCGGTTAAGAttaagattttaaaaaaagcACCGGAGGAAGAGGTTAAAAATATAGCAATAGAAAATGCAGAACCTAATAACCAAGTGCAAAGCCTTCTTGGAAATTCAAAACGAGTATCTAGAAGTTCTTTGCAATCAACTGTAGTAAACGAGAAAGAAACGATTAGTGACGAAGTTCAGATTAATTTTCAACCTagtttaaattatcatttcAAGGATGGTGTATCGTACACTATTAATAATCAAGATTTCAAATCATtgtataataatgattgGGTAAACGATACAATAATAgatttttttatcaaatattatttggaaACGAACttaattgattcaaaattaaaggatGATATTTATGTAATGTCTTCCTTTTTCTACACCAAACTTGTAAGCAATGGGATCGATGATGTCTACAcaaaagttaaaaaatggGTAGAACACtctaaattattttccaaatcaTACGTCATTATCCCAATTAATAGTAATTACCATTGGTTTGTTTGTATTATCACAGGCATGGTTGAATACTTGAAGTATTGGGAAAATAAATCTACAATCGAAAATGAAGACAAGAAAAGTAACCCACCTATAATTCAGATTGGGTTATTAGATTCTCTAAAACAGGTTcataataaagatattgaatatatcaaGCAATTTATTATGGCATACGCCAAGGataaatattctttgaatattgataaaaataatattaagaaaaaGACATGTCTAGTGCCACGACAACCAAATATGAACGATTGTGGGGTACATTTAATTgataacattaaaaaattttctgaGAAGCCAGATGAAACTATAGAATTATGGTCTCGTCTCAAAGCTGATAATAGTTATAACCTTAAGCAAGTTAAcgatttttttgataagaGTGAACGTAAATATTCGAGACAAACGCTGAGGAAAATTCTAATAGAGCTAcaaaaagaacaaattaAGTCAACCCCAAAGAATACTCCTCGCAGGACCGAAGATGAGGATGACGAGGATATTGAGATTATAGAGAATTTTGAGGAGCCCGATAAAcaatcattaaataaagtGAAACTTTGA